The Lagenorhynchus albirostris chromosome 6, mLagAlb1.1, whole genome shotgun sequence genome includes a window with the following:
- the LOC132521564 gene encoding NADH dehydrogenase [ubiquinone] 1 beta subcomplex subunit 2, mitochondrial-like: protein MSARTRQTPYPGVGGHFFRGCRARVAEGAGVRHAEGGVHIEPRYRLFPQLTRSQVIKVEFFSAIMWFWILWRFWHDSDAVLGHFPYPDPSQWTDEELGILPDDETENVDSTLSKSQVRISRNYRRHIVY from the coding sequence ATGTCGGCTAGGACGCGGCAAACGCCTTACCCGGGCGTTGGAGGCCACTTCTTTAGGGGCTGCCGCGCGCGGGTAGCAGAAGGCGCTGGAGTCCGTCATGCTGAGGGAGGTGTGCATATCGAGCCCCGGTACAGACTGTTTCCCCAGCTGACCAGATCCCAGGTGATCAAGGTGGAGTTCTTCAGTGCAATCATGTGGTTCTGGATTCTCTGGCGATTTTGGCATGACTCAGATGCCGTGCTGGGTCACTTTCCATATCCAGATCCTTCCCAATGGACGGATGAAGAATTAGGTATCCTTCCTGATGATGAGACTGAAAATGTAGACTCAACTCTTTCCAAGAGCCAGGTGAGAATTTCAAGAAATTACAGACGTCATATTGTATATTAA